Proteins from a single region of Serinus canaria isolate serCan28SL12 chromosome 28, serCan2020, whole genome shotgun sequence:
- the ABCA7 gene encoding phospholipid-transporting ATPase ABCA7, whose product MAVGTQLGLLLWKNFTYRRRQRIQLAIEILWPLFLFLILISVRRSHPPFKQHECHFPNKALPSAGTLPWLQGIICNMNNPCFRHPTAGEAPGVVGNFDGSIVSRLLTEVRQVLLRGHGQRLLHSFARLLPALRRFRDSGNQRRALPVREYLREDETFSRFLRTNTSLPPALVDELMGARLSPRIFSLASIRLPLKALVCNASVLGGFLVGGDADSTQSLQQGLCALPSSQLRAMEGSFLSQMDFPRLLAEQLSSELGGIAGTVEALGSFLRDAASLMEEVSSMTSLAELRQEIVGLRAPNSSTGAFRALSRIACGHPEGGGLRIPSLNWYEDNDVKAFLDRNSSEHRPVASGSTSPFCRELLRSLESSPLSQIFWRGIKPLFVGKILYTPPGPGPDSVMAEVNRTFRELAVLGELGGAWQELGPRIYTLLNSSLEMQVLQDLLLAPSTAQLLDGFLNGTSWKLPELVTFLTGPAGGPGLTWHQVYADVDAVLSTLSQFMECVCLDKIEAVATEEQLVARALELLEEQQFWAAVVFQPPINATAPGLPPHVRYKIRMDIDDVTRTNKIKDRFWDPGPAADPFSDLRYVWGGFVYVQDLVEQAVVRVQTGAAPRTGVYVQQMPYPCYVDDVFLRVLNRSLPLFMTLAWIYSVAMIIKGVVHEKETRLKETMKTMGLSSGILWLSWFLSSFIPFLLSSALLVLILKLGNILPYSDPAVIFLFLGTFSVATISQCFLISTFFPRANLASACGGIIYFSLYLPYVLCVAWRDYITFPIRVLVSLLSPVAFGFGCDYFSLYEEQGVGIQWHNLAASPVPGDPYSFAAAMGLLLLDAVLYGLATWYLEGVFPGQYGIPKPWNFPFLKSYWFGESSSSGHCLYHTSSHTAPQVLVEEPPADLQPGVSIRNLVKVYGSSGRAAVNGLSLDFYEGQITSFLGHNGAGKTTTMSILTGLLPPTSGTAYVLGWDIRSDIDSIRKSMGMCPQHNVLFDILTVEEHVWFYGRLKGLSEQQVQEEMEQLLQDTGLPHKRREQTRNLSGGMQRKLSVAIAFVGGSRVVILDEPTAGVDPFSRRSIWELLLKYRRGRTIILSTHYMDEAELLGDRTAIISQGRLCCCGSPLFLKARLGTGYHLTLVKRDRNGTGSNTGTVPSVSRKDGSDSEHSSDTGLGSERGSDASTVDVAQLSALIQKLVPGSRLVEDIGHEVLFVLPYSGARDGAFGELFRELDARLGDLGVSSYGISDTTLEEIFLKVAEDTALDTDTTGTMKGAVPGEMGDGDVADGEMAEEPRETDLLRGAAGQACGRVRGWALTCRQLRALFTKRMLHARRSTRGFFAQIVLPAVFVCIALLFSLIVPPFGKYPPLQLQPWMYGQQFTFFSNDAPGDPDTARLLEALLAEPGFGTKCMKEEGKAAGLCPPASHPDGFSAPSAPPSLLEVLQRGNWTRAKPSPPCQCSGPGAHRMLPECPEGAGGLPPPQVQRGTGDILQNLTGRNISDYLVKTYPQIIRQELRNKKWVNEQRYGGFSLGAGSSQALPSAAEVDQAVLELRVLLNITLGSPSDRLLANLSRFIEGLDARRNIKVWFNNKGWHAMVSFLNVASNGLLRARLPPGSDPTLFGITATNHPLNLTKEQLSEAALMATSVDVLVSICVIFAMSFVPASFVVFLIEERVSKAKHLQFVSGMKPITYWLGNFAWDMCNYLVPALLVILIFLCFQQESYVSSANLPSLVLLLLLYGWSITPLMYPASFLFSIPSTAYVALTCINLFIGINGSVATFVLELFVDQNLNDINRVLKKVFLIFPHFCLGRGLIDMVKNQAMADAFERFGDKRFVSPLSWDLAGKNMFAMAIEGIVFFLFTLLLQYHQFFLRLGPRALELPSLGDEDQDVARERARVGSIPPHSHLLLLKDLTKVYRRRKAPAVDRLCVAIPPGECFGLLGVNGAGKTSTFKMLTGDTEVTLGEAWLKGHSVLTDLQSVHQHMGYCPQFDAITDLLTGREHLEFYSRLRGIPEEETPRVAQWGITALGLGPHADRPAGKYSGGNKRKLSTAIALLGCPPVVFLDEPTTGMDPQARRFLWERILGVIRDGRSVVLTSHSMEECEALCTRMAIMVNGRFRCLGSVQHLKNRFGDGYTVVVRAGGPGPAAVQTLLQQHFPGIVLREQHGGLLQYHLPARVTSLATVFSLLAAHRGPCHIEDYSVSQTTLDQVFMHFAQEQSDGDAEEATAPGQDAAPSPGRRLSRFLEDDSYQESAV is encoded by the exons ATGGCCGTGGGgacccagctggggctgctgctctggaagaaCTTCACCTACCGCCGGCGGCAGCGG ATCCAGCTGGCTATCGAGATCCTGTGGcccctcttcctcttccttatCTTGATCTCAGTGAGGCGATCCCACCCGCCCTTCAAGCAGCATGAGT GCCACTTTCCCAACAAGGCGCTGCCCTCTGCGgggaccctgccctggctgcagggcatCATCTGCAACATGAACAACCCCTGCTTCCGGCACCCCACGGCGGGAGAGGCCCCTGGCGTGGTGGGCAACTTCGATGGCTCCAT CGTCTCCCGTCTCCTGACCGAAGTCCGGCAGGTCCTGCTCCGCGGGCACGGGCAGCGGCTCCTGCACAGCTTTGCCCGGCTCCTGCCCGCCCTGCGCCGGTTCCGGGACAGCGGGAACCAGCGGAGGG ctctgccgGTGAGGGAATACTTGAGAGAGGACGAGACTTTCTCCCGGTTCCTGCGGACCAACACATCCCTGCCCCCGGCGCTGGTGGATGAGCTGATGGGGGCTCGGCTCAGCCCCCGCATC TTCTCCTTGGCGAGCATTCGCCTCCCGCTAAAGGCTCTGGTCTGCAACGCCTCGGTCCTGGGGGGATTCCTGGTGGGCGGCGACGCCGACTccacccagagcctgcagcaagGACTCTGCGcgctgcccagctcccagctccgTGCCATGGAGggctccttcctctcccagatGGACTTCCCACGACTCCTGGCG GAACAGCTGAGCTCAGAGTTGGGCGGAATCGCTGGCACCGTGGAAGCTTTGGGCAGCTTCCTGCGGGACGCAGCATCCCTGATGGAGGAG GTCTCCTCCATGACCAGCCTGGCCGAGCTGCGTCAGGAGATTGTGGGGCTGAGGGCCCCCAACAGCAGCACGGGTGCCTTCAGAGCCCTGTCACGCATCGCCTGTGGCCACCCCGAGGGTGGGGGGCTCAGGATCCCCTCCCTCAACTGGTACGAGGACAATGATGTCAAAGCCTTCCTGGACCGTaacagctctgagcacagaccCGTGGCCTCAGGCAGCACCA gtcccttctgcagggagctgctccgCAGCCTGGAGTCCAGCCCCCTCTCGCAGATCTTCTGGAGGGGGATCAAGCCCCTCTTTGTGGGGAAGATCCTGTACACCCCACCTGGGCCTGGCCCCGACAGTGTCATGGCTGAG GTGAATCGGACCTTTCGTGAGCTAGCCGTGCTGGGGGAGTTGGGGGgtgcctggcaggagctgggacccCGAATCTACACCCTCCTCAACAGCAGCCTGGAGATGCAGGTGCTCCAG gacctgctgctggccccaagcacagcccagctcctggatgGGTTCCTCAACGGCACCTCCTGGAAGCTGCCAGAGCTGGTCACATTCCTGACGGGGCCAGCAGGGGGACCAGGCCTCACCTGGCACCAGGTGTACGCTGATGTGGATGCAGTCCTGAGCACGCTGTCACAGTTCATGGAG TGTGTCTGCCTGGACAAGATCGAGGCAGTGGccactgaggagcagctggtAGCCcgagccctggagctgctggaggagcagcagttttGGGCAGCAGTGGTCTTCCAGCCCCCCATCAATGCCACAGCCCCCGGACTGCCACCCCACGTCCGCTACAAGATCCGCATGGACATTGACGACGTCACAAGGACCAACAAGATCAAGGACAG GTTTTGGGACCCAGGCCCTGCAGCTGACCCCTTCAGTGACCTGCGCTACGTCTGGGGGGGCTTCGTGTACGTTCAGGACCTGGTGGAGCAGGCAGTGGTGAGGGTGCAGACTGGGGCTGCCCCACGGACAGGGGTCTACGTCCAGCAGATGCCCTACCCCTGCTACGTGGATGATGT GTTCTTGAGGGTCCTGAACCGCTCGCTGCCTCTCTTCATGACTCTGGCCTGGATCTACTCAGTGGCCATGATCATCAAGGGGGTGGTGCATGAGAAGGAGACGCGTCTCAAGGAGACCATGAAGACCATGGGGCTGAGCAGCGGGATCCTCTGGCTCAGCTGGTTCCTCAGCAGCTTCATCCCcttcctcctcagctctgcccttctTGTCCTCATCCTCAAG CTGGGAAACATCCTGCCCTACAGCGACCCAGCagtcatcttcctcttcctcggCACCTTCTCAGTGGCCACCATCAGCCAGTGCTTCCTCATCAGCACCTTCTTCCCCCGTGCCAACCTGGCCTCGGCGTGTGGTGGCATCATTTACTTCTCGCTGTACCTGCCCTACGTGCTGTGCGTCGCCTGGCGTGACTACATCACCTTCCCAATCCGTGTCCTTGTG AGCCTGCTGTCCCCCGTGGCCTTTGGTTTTGGCTGTGATTACTTCTCCCTCTACGAGGAGCAGGGGGTGGGCATCCAGTGGCACAACCTGGCTGCCAGCCCCGTGCCAGGAGACCCGTACAGCTTTGCTGCAGCcatggggctgctgctgctggatgctgtcCTCTACGGCCTGGCCACCTGGTACCTCGAGGGTGTCTTCCCAG GTCAGTATGGGATCCCCAAGCCCTGGAATTTCCCCTTTCTGAAGAGCTACTGGTTTGGAGAGTCATCCTCATCTGGGCACTGCCTGTACCACACCAGCTCCCACACTGCACCCCAAG TGCTGGTGGAGGAGCCACCTGCTGATCTCCAGCCCGGCGTCTCCATCCGCAACCTGGTGAAGGTCTATGGCAGCAGCGGCCGTGCGGCCGTCAACGGGCTGAGCCTGGACTTCTACGAGGGGCAGATCACGTCCTTCCTGGGCCACAACGGCGCTGGAAAGACCACCACCAT GTCTATCCTGACTGGCCTCCTGCCCCCCACCTCGGGCACTGCCTATGTCCTGGGCTGGGACATCCGCTCCGATATCGACAGCATCCGCAAATCCATGGGGATGTGTCCCCAGCACAACGTGCTCTTCGACAT CCTGACGGTGGAGGAGCACGTCTGGTTCTACGGGCGGCTGAAGGGGCTCTCGGAGCAGCaggtgcaggaggagatggagcagctgctccaggacacGGGGCTGCCCCACAAGCGCCGGGAGCAGACCAGGAACCTCTCGG GCGGGATGCAGCGGAAGCTCTCGGTGGCCATCGCCTTCGTGGGCGGCTCCCGGGTGGTGATCCTGGATGAGCCCACGGCCGGCGTCGACCCCTTCTCCCGCCGCAGcatctgggagctgctgctcaagTACCgcagag GCCGCACCATCATCCTGTCCACCCACTACATGGACGAGGCGGAGCTCCTGGGGGACCGCACGGCCATCATCTCCCAGGGccggctctgctgctgtgggtccCCCCTCTTCCTCAAGGCCAGGCTTGGCACGGGGTACCACCTCACCCTGGTGAAGCGGGACAGGAACGGGACAGGCAGCAACActggcactgtccccagtgtcagCAGAAAG GATGGCAGTgactcagagcacagcagtgacacgGGCCTGGGCAGCGAGCGGGGCAGCGACGCCAGCACCGTGG aTGTGGCCCAGCTGTCAGCGCTGATCCAGAAGCTGGTCCCTGGCTCCCGGCTGGTGGAGGACATCGGGCACGAGGTGCTCTTTGTCCTGCCCTACAGTGGGGCCAGGGATGGGGCCTTTGGGGAGCTGTTCCGTGAGCTGGACGCACGCCTGGGGGATCTGGGGGTCTCCAGCTACGGCATCTCTGACACCACCCTGGAAGAG ATTTTCCTGAAGGTGGCTGAGGACACAGCGCTGGACACTGACACCACAG GCACCATGAAAGGAGCAGTCCCTGGCGAGatgggggatggggatgtggcCGATGGAGAGATGG CGGAGGAGCCCCGGGAGACGGACCTGCtgcggggggcggcggggcaAGCGTGCGGCAGGGTGCGGGGCTGGGCGCTCACCTGCCGCCAGCTCCGCGCTCTCTTCACCAAGAGGATGCTCCACGCTCGGCGCAGCACCCGCGGCTTCTTCGCGCAG ATCGTCCTCCCCGCCGTCTTCGTCTGCATCGCGCTGCTCTTCAGCCTCATCGTGCCGCCCTTCGGGAAGTACCCGccgctgcagctccagccctggatgTACGGGCAGCAGTTCACCTTTTTCAG CAACGACGCCCCGGGAGATCCCGACACAGCCCGGCTGCTGGAGGCGCTCCTGGCCGAGCCCGGCTTCGGCACCAAGTGCATGAAGGAAGAGGGGAAGGC ggcagggctgtgcccaccaGCTTCCCACCCCGATGGCTTCTCggccccctcagcccccccatccctgctggaggtgctgcagcgTGGGAACTGGACACGGGCAAAGCCATCCCCCCCCTGTCAGTGCAGCGGGCCAGGGGCACACAGGATGCTGCCTGAGTGTCCTGAGGGGGCCGGGGGGCTCCCACCACCCCAG GTGCagaggggcacaggggacatCCTTCAGAACCTGACAGGCAGGAACATCTCGGACTACCTGGTGAAGACCTATCCCCAGATCATCCGTCAGGA GCTGAGGAACAAGAAGTGGGTGAATGAGCAAag GTACGGCGGCTTctccctgggtgctggcagctcccaggcccTGCCGTCGGCAGCAGAGGTGGatcaggcagtgctggagctccGGGTGCTGCTCAACATCACCCTG ggcagcccctcgGATCGGCTCCTGGCCAACCTCAGCCGCTTCATCGAGGGTTTGGATGCCCGCAGGAATATCAag GTTTGGTTCAACAACAAGGGCTGGCACGCCATGGTCTCCTTCCTCAATGTGGCCAGCAACGGGCTGCTGCGAGCCCGGCTGCCCCCCGGCAGCGACCCTACGCTCTTCGGCATCACGGCCACCAACCACCCCCTGAACCTCACCAAGGAGCAGCTCTCCGAGGCCGCCCT GATGGCCACCTCTGTGGACGTGCTGGTCTCCATCTGCGTGATCTTCGCCATGTCCTTCGTCCCGGCCAGCTTCGTCGTCTTCCTCATTGAGGAGCGGGTCAGCAAGGCCAAGCACCTTCAGTTTGTTAGTGGGATGAAGCCCATCACCTACTGGCTGGGCAACTTCGCCTGGGACATG TGTAACTACCTGGTCCCCGCGCTGCTGGtcatcctcatcttcctctgcttccagcaggaaTCCTACGTGTCCTCGGCCAACCTgccctccctggtgctgctgctgctgctctacGG ATGGTCCATCACCCCCCTGATGTATCCAGcctccttcctcttcagcatccccagcactgcctaCGTGGCCCTGACCTGCATCAACCTCTTCATTGGCATCAACGGCAGCGTGGCCACCTTTGTGCTGGAGCTCTTCGTGGACCAG AACCTCAATGACATCAACCGTGTCCTGAAGAAGGTTTTCCTCATCTTCCCCCACTTCTGCTTGGGCCGAGGCCTCATTGACATGGTGAAGAACCAGGCAATGGCTGATGCCTTTGAGAGGTTCG GGGACAAGCGCTTCGTGTCCCCCCTCTCCTGGGACCTGGCAGGGAAGAACATGTTTGCCATGGCCATCGAGGGCAttgtcttcttcctcttcaccctcctgctgcagtACCACCAGTTCTTCCTGCGCCTGGG CCCAcgggctctggagctgccctcGCTGGGAGATGAGGACCAGGACGTGGCCAGGGAGCGGGCAAGGGTGGGCAGCATCCCCCCACACAGCCACCTCCTGCTTCTGAAGGACCTGACCAAG GTGTACCGGCGCAGGAAGGCTCCGGCCGTGGACCGGCTCTGCGTGGCCATCCCCCCCGGCGAG TGCTTTGGCCTCCTGGGGGTGAACGGTGCTGGGAAAACATCCACCTTCAAAATGCTGACAGGGGACACGGAGGTGACGCTGGGGGAGGCCTGGTTGAAGGGGCACAG tGTTCTCACCGACCTCCAGTCTGTCCACCAGCACATGGGTTACTGTCCCCAGTTTGATGCCATCACAGACCTGCTGACGGGGCGGGAGCACCTGGAATTCTACAGCCGCCTGCGTGGCATCCCAGAGGAGGAGACCCCCAGG GTGGCTCAGTGGGGCATcactgctctggggctgggcccGCACGCAGACCGGCCGGCGGGCAAGTACAGCGGGGGCAACAAACGCAAGCTCTCCACGGCCATCGCCCTCCTCGGCTGCCCCCCCGTTGTTTTCCTG GATGAGCCCACGACGGGGATGGACCCTCAAGCCCGGAGGTTCCTGTGGGAGCGCATCCTTGGCGTTATCCGGGATGGCCGGTCCGTGGTGCTCACGTCCCACAG CATGGAGGAGTGCGAGGCACTCTGCACCAGGATGGCAATCATGGTCAATGGCCGGTTCCGCTGCCTGGGCAGCGTCCAGCACCTCAAGAACAG GTTTGGGGACGGGTACACGGTGGTGGTGCGGGCGGGGGGCCCTGGCCCAGCAGCGGTGCAGacgctgctgcagcagcacttccctggcATCGTGCTGCGGGAGCAGCATGGGGGGCTGCTGCAGTACCACCTGCCTGCCCGTGTCACCTCCCTGGCCACCGTCTTCAGCCTTCTGGCCGCCCACCGTGGCCCCTGCCACATAGAGGACTACTCTGTGTCCCAGACCACGCTGGATCAG GTCTTCATGCACTTTGCGCAGGAGCAGAGTGATGGGGATGCTGAAGaggccacagccccagggcaggatgcagctcccagccccgggaggaggctgagcaggtTCCTGGAGGATGACAGCTACCAGGAGAGCGCTGTCTGA